A genome region from Proteus vulgaris includes the following:
- the fliE gene encoding flagellar hook-basal body complex protein FliE — protein sequence MSIPAIESVLDKMQIQTLQASNIAKPQPVQAGFATQLVQAVGKINETRVNATNKVQAFTLGTPGVELNDVMVDMQKSSISLQMGVQVRNKLVAAYQEIMSMQV from the coding sequence ATGTCAATTCCAGCTATTGAAAGTGTTCTGGATAAAATGCAAATCCAGACTTTACAAGCATCCAATATTGCGAAACCCCAGCCAGTACAGGCAGGGTTTGCCACTCAGCTTGTTCAAGCCGTGGGTAAAATTAATGAAACTCGAGTGAATGCAACCAACAAAGTTCAAGCGTTTACCTTAGGTACACCCGGTGTTGAATTAAATGATGTGATGGTGGATATGCAAAAATCCAGTATCTCATTACAAATGGGGGTACAAGTGCGTAATAAGCTCGTTGCTGCTTATCAAGAAATTATGAGTATGCAGGTGTGA
- the fliF gene encoding flagellar basal-body MS-ring/collar protein FliF — protein MNAEKTDVVNQNKGFNAIINRIKADPKIPLIIAGSAAIAIFVAAFLWLQSPDYKVLYSNLSDKDGGEIVTQLTQMNVPYRLSQNGAAIMVPDNQVHELRLKLAQAGLPKGGAAGFELLDKEKFGISQFSEQINYQRALEGELARTIETLGPVQNARVHLALPKPSLFVREQKSPSASVTVGLLQGRTLDEGQINAIVHIVASSVAGMPDSSVTIVDQSGKLLTQPDTLGRDLNSIQLKYVQELESRYQQRIETLLGPIVGRGNVHAQVTAQIDFSHTEETAEEYKPNQPPNQAAVRSKQLSQSEQNGGMLAGGVPGALSNQPVAPPQAPIETSKAQEGEKTDDANATGTNRTLTRNPNSNSRLDETTNYEVDRRIRHIKRPVGNIERLSVAVIVNYKTVEDKKEAAEGEEPVVETKLVPLTDEQIQQIEGLVREAMGYSQERGDSLSVVNSQFNDIEEKVITVPVWENPEILAKALDLGRWLLLVIIAWILWRKLVKPQLEKRREAEIAAQKAVLKTQLQVKDDVDEAELDDEARRKQARQRVSAELQSQRIREMAEKDPRVVAMVIRQWMSKEQ, from the coding sequence ATGAATGCCGAAAAAACCGACGTTGTGAACCAGAATAAGGGTTTTAACGCCATTATTAACCGGATAAAAGCCGATCCGAAAATTCCGCTCATTATTGCGGGTTCAGCGGCTATTGCCATTTTTGTTGCTGCATTTTTATGGTTACAAAGCCCTGATTATAAGGTGCTTTATAGTAATCTTAGCGATAAAGACGGTGGCGAAATTGTCACACAGTTAACACAGATGAATGTACCTTATCGCTTGTCACAAAATGGCGCGGCGATTATGGTGCCTGACAATCAGGTTCATGAATTACGCCTGAAACTCGCGCAAGCGGGGCTTCCTAAAGGCGGTGCTGCCGGTTTTGAACTGTTAGATAAAGAAAAGTTCGGGATCAGCCAATTTAGTGAACAAATTAACTATCAACGTGCACTTGAGGGTGAGCTTGCTCGCACTATCGAGACATTAGGTCCTGTACAAAATGCTCGAGTTCATTTAGCACTACCAAAACCATCTCTTTTTGTTCGTGAACAGAAATCCCCTTCTGCATCCGTTACGGTGGGTCTTTTACAGGGTAGAACACTGGATGAAGGTCAAATTAATGCCATCGTGCATATCGTTGCGAGCAGTGTTGCTGGTATGCCTGACAGCAGTGTGACCATCGTTGACCAAAGCGGTAAATTATTGACACAACCTGATACGTTAGGTCGTGACCTTAATTCTATCCAACTGAAATATGTTCAAGAGCTAGAGAGCCGTTATCAGCAACGTATTGAAACGTTATTAGGCCCAATTGTGGGTCGTGGAAACGTTCATGCACAGGTAACTGCTCAAATTGATTTCTCTCATACAGAAGAGACAGCAGAAGAGTACAAACCAAATCAGCCACCCAATCAAGCTGCTGTACGTTCAAAACAGTTGAGCCAAAGTGAGCAAAATGGTGGCATGTTAGCGGGTGGTGTTCCTGGGGCATTATCTAATCAACCTGTTGCTCCCCCACAAGCGCCTATTGAAACATCAAAAGCGCAAGAAGGTGAGAAAACAGATGACGCCAATGCAACTGGAACAAATCGCACATTAACGCGCAATCCAAACAGCAATAGCCGTTTAGATGAAACAACTAACTATGAAGTTGATCGCCGAATTCGTCATATCAAGCGTCCAGTAGGTAATATCGAGCGTCTTTCTGTCGCTGTTATTGTGAACTACAAAACCGTTGAAGATAAGAAAGAAGCCGCAGAAGGCGAAGAGCCTGTTGTTGAAACTAAACTTGTTCCGCTAACTGATGAGCAAATTCAGCAAATTGAAGGGCTTGTTCGTGAAGCGATGGGCTATTCTCAAGAACGTGGTGACTCTTTAAGTGTCGTGAACTCTCAGTTCAACGATATTGAAGAGAAAGTAATCACTGTTCCTGTATGGGAAAACCCAGAAATTCTTGCGAAAGCATTAGATTTAGGTCGCTGGTTATTACTTGTCATCATCGCATGGATCTTATGGCGCAAACTGGTGAAACCACAGCTTGAAAAACGCCGTGAAGCTGAGATTGCGGCACAGAAAGCCGTGCTGAAAACGCAGCTACAAGTTAAAGATGATGTAGATGAAGCCGAATTAGATGACGAAGCACGACGTAAACAAGCACGTCAACGTGTCAGTGCCGAATTGCAGAGCCAACGTATCCGTGAAATGGCAGAGAAAGATCCTCGTGTCGTTGCAATGGTTATTCGTCAATGGATGAGTAAAGAACAATGA
- the fliG gene encoding flagellar motor switch protein FliG, producing the protein MSNNLTGTEKSAVMLLTLGEDRAAEVFKHLSTREVQQLSIAMSSMRQISNQQLIDVMASFEEDAVQYAALNVNANDYLRSVLVKALGEERANNLLDEISETRETTTGIETLNFMEPQMAADIIRDEHPQIIATILVHLKRGQAADILALFDEKLRNDVMLRIATFGGVQPSALAELTEVLNNLLDGQNLKRSKMGGVRTAAEIINLMKSQQEENVITAVRDYDGELAQKIIDEMFLFENLIDIDNRSIQRILQEVESESLVVALKGCDQELRDHFLNNMSQRAAEIMRDDLSSRGPVRMSQVEAEQKAILLVVRKLAETGEVVLHGGDDTYV; encoded by the coding sequence ATGAGTAATAACTTAACTGGAACCGAAAAAAGCGCCGTTATGTTACTAACACTCGGTGAAGACCGAGCGGCGGAAGTATTTAAACATCTAAGCACACGTGAAGTTCAACAGCTAAGTATTGCGATGTCTTCAATGCGTCAGATCTCAAATCAGCAATTGATTGATGTGATGGCAAGCTTTGAAGAAGATGCCGTCCAATACGCAGCATTGAACGTCAATGCGAACGATTATTTACGCTCTGTTCTTGTTAAAGCTTTAGGTGAAGAACGTGCGAATAATCTTTTAGATGAGATCTCTGAAACTCGTGAAACCACAACGGGTATCGAAACACTTAACTTTATGGAGCCACAAATGGCTGCCGATATTATCCGCGACGAACATCCGCAGATTATCGCAACCATCTTAGTTCACCTGAAACGGGGTCAAGCTGCAGATATTTTGGCACTGTTTGATGAGAAATTACGTAATGATGTGATGTTACGTATCGCAACATTTGGTGGTGTTCAACCGTCAGCATTAGCAGAGTTAACTGAAGTACTGAATAACCTGCTTGATGGTCAAAACCTCAAACGCAGTAAAATGGGTGGTGTTCGTACTGCGGCTGAAATCATCAACTTGATGAAGAGCCAGCAAGAAGAGAATGTTATTACTGCGGTTCGCGATTACGACGGCGAATTGGCACAAAAAATTATCGACGAAATGTTCCTGTTCGAAAACCTTATCGATATCGACAACCGTTCTATCCAGCGCATTCTACAGGAAGTGGAATCCGAGTCCTTGGTTGTGGCATTGAAAGGATGCGATCAAGAGCTACGCGATCACTTCCTCAACAATATGTCGCAACGTGCTGCTGAAATCATGCGTGATGACTTGAGTTCTCGCGGCCCTGTTCGAATGTCTCAAGTGGAAGCAGAGCAGAAAGCAATTCTGCTTGTGGTACGCAAATTAGCAGAGACTGGAGAGGTTGTTCTTCATGGAGGAGACGATACCTATGTCTGA
- the fliH gene encoding flagellar assembly protein FliH, with protein sequence MSDKHTDTNWKPWVPKELTDWALTVEETTEDEKEVEKQEKEVVQQQKVLEQINMLDDMKDKAQKLGHAEGFEAGKNQGYQEGYQAGLQSGIEEGIRQGIAQQSPLINEWQGLLAEFKHSLNGLDSVIASRLMQIALTAAKEVLGQPAVCDGSALLTQITLMLQQEQMFSNNPQLRVNPTHIPQIEKELGDSLSAHGWKVVADNSIHVGGCRVVTNDGDLDATIATRWHELCRLAAPEAL encoded by the coding sequence ATGTCTGATAAACATACTGATACTAACTGGAAGCCTTGGGTTCCCAAAGAACTCACAGATTGGGCATTAACGGTCGAGGAAACGACAGAAGACGAAAAGGAAGTCGAAAAACAGGAAAAAGAAGTTGTTCAGCAACAGAAAGTTCTTGAGCAAATTAATATGCTTGATGACATGAAAGACAAGGCCCAGAAATTGGGCCACGCTGAAGGCTTTGAGGCAGGGAAAAACCAGGGTTATCAGGAAGGCTATCAGGCTGGATTACAATCAGGTATTGAAGAAGGCATTCGCCAAGGAATTGCTCAACAATCGCCATTAATTAATGAATGGCAAGGATTGTTGGCTGAGTTTAAGCACTCTTTAAATGGGTTAGACAGTGTTATTGCTTCACGTTTAATGCAAATCGCGCTCACAGCAGCAAAAGAAGTTCTGGGTCAGCCTGCGGTGTGTGATGGTTCTGCATTACTGACGCAAATCACCTTAATGTTGCAACAAGAACAAATGTTCTCAAACAACCCACAGTTAAGAGTTAACCCAACACATATTCCACAAATTGAAAAAGAGCTGGGTGACTCACTTTCTGCTCATGGTTGGAAAGTGGTTGCCGATAACAGTATTCATGTTGGTGGATGTCGTGTTGTAACAAATGATGGCGATCTTGATGCCACGATTGCAACTCGTTGGCATGAACTTTGCCGTCTTGCTGCTCCGGAGGCGTTGTAA
- the fliI gene encoding flagellar protein export ATPase FliI, whose translation MTARLGRWLEKLSDAEARLNKIPRVRQYGRLTRATGLVMEAKGLVMPLGSTCLIERTIGKTVEEVESEVVGFNGSQMLLMPLQEVEGLTPGARVYAQATPGGENEGRQLPLGDALLGRVLDGSGYPLDGLPPPDADYRAPLITPPINPLQRTPITDVLDVGVRAINALLTVGRGQRMGLFAGSGVGKSVLLGMMARFTQADVIVVGLIGERGREVKDFIENILGTEGLARSVVVAAPADVSPLLRMQGASYATRIAEDFRDRGKHVLLIMDSLTRYSMAQREIALAVGEPPATKGYPPSVFAKLPALVERAGNGVDGGGSITAFYTVLTEGDDQQDPIADSARAILDGHIVLSRSLAESGHYPAIDIEASISRAMTSLIDKTHYRRVQVFKQLLSSYQRNRDLINVGAYAAGSDPMLDKAIALYPSLAKFLQQDIQEQCSYQSACEQLNQLITVN comes from the coding sequence ATGACAGCAAGATTGGGGCGTTGGTTAGAAAAACTCAGTGATGCAGAAGCGCGTTTAAATAAAATTCCGCGTGTGCGTCAATATGGACGTTTAACCAGAGCAACAGGTTTAGTCATGGAAGCTAAGGGGCTTGTTATGCCTCTTGGTTCTACGTGTTTAATAGAACGTACCATTGGTAAAACTGTTGAAGAAGTTGAAAGTGAAGTCGTTGGTTTCAATGGCAGTCAAATGTTGTTAATGCCTTTACAGGAAGTCGAGGGATTAACACCAGGTGCTCGTGTTTATGCACAGGCGACTCCAGGTGGGGAAAATGAAGGTCGTCAGTTGCCGCTTGGCGATGCGCTATTAGGGCGCGTGTTAGATGGCTCTGGTTATCCTTTAGATGGTTTACCACCACCCGATGCAGATTATCGTGCGCCACTGATCACACCTCCTATCAACCCACTACAACGCACCCCAATTACCGATGTACTGGATGTGGGTGTGCGTGCAATCAACGCACTGTTAACCGTAGGGCGTGGTCAGCGAATGGGGCTTTTTGCAGGCTCTGGTGTCGGTAAAAGTGTGTTATTAGGCATGATGGCACGTTTTACTCAAGCTGATGTCATTGTGGTTGGATTAATTGGTGAACGTGGACGTGAAGTTAAAGACTTTATCGAAAATATTCTCGGTACTGAAGGTTTAGCACGCTCAGTCGTTGTTGCAGCACCTGCTGACGTATCCCCCCTTCTTCGAATGCAAGGCGCTTCTTATGCAACACGTATTGCTGAAGATTTTCGTGATCGCGGAAAACATGTCTTACTGATTATGGATTCACTCACACGTTACAGTATGGCGCAACGCGAAATTGCCCTTGCTGTCGGCGAACCGCCTGCAACCAAAGGCTATCCACCTTCTGTATTCGCGAAATTACCCGCACTGGTCGAACGTGCAGGAAATGGCGTTGATGGTGGCGGTTCTATCACGGCTTTCTATACTGTTTTAACAGAAGGTGATGATCAGCAAGATCCCATTGCTGACTCTGCGCGTGCGATTTTAGATGGTCACATTGTGCTTTCGCGTTCTCTTGCAGAATCGGGGCACTACCCTGCTATCGATATCGAAGCCTCAATTAGCCGTGCAATGACATCACTGATTGATAAAACACATTATCGTCGCGTACAAGTGTTTAAACAGCTTTTGTCTAGTTATCAACGTAACCGAGATCTCATTAACGTAGGTGCTTATGCCGCGGGTAGTGATCCTATGCTTGATAAAGCCATTGCGCTTTATCCATCCCTCGCGAAGTTCTTACAACAAGATATCCAAGAGCAATGCAGTTATCAAAGTGCATGTGAGCAACTTAATCAACTGATCACAGTGAACTAA
- the fliJ gene encoding flagellar export protein FliJ yields the protein MREQSPLVTLRELAQTAAEQAAIQLAQVRQSHQQMEQQLNMLIGYQDEYRVRLNETLNLGGMSSASWQNYQQFLKTLELTIEQHKQQLQHWQAQLDLATEQWREKQQRLNAFETLEQRAEDSRKRHLDRIEQKQMDEYAQRSTLRRTT from the coding sequence ATGCGGGAGCAGTCACCTTTAGTGACACTGAGAGAACTGGCACAGACAGCGGCTGAACAAGCCGCTATTCAACTGGCTCAGGTCCGGCAGAGTCATCAACAAATGGAACAGCAACTCAATATGTTGATTGGGTATCAGGATGAATACCGTGTACGTCTAAATGAAACGTTGAATTTAGGGGGGATGTCGTCAGCATCGTGGCAAAACTACCAACAATTCCTCAAAACGCTCGAATTGACTATCGAACAACATAAACAACAACTTCAACATTGGCAGGCGCAGCTTGATCTTGCAACTGAACAATGGAGAGAAAAACAGCAACGACTCAATGCATTTGAGACTTTGGAGCAACGCGCTGAAGATAGCCGTAAGCGACATCTCGATCGTATTGAACAGAAACAAATGGACGAGTACGCACAGCGTAGTACTTTACGGAGAACAACTTGA
- a CDS encoding flagellar hook-length control protein FliK — protein sequence MEITLLTMDVAAASPGTTSASNSQPGDNAPTFAQLLGSQPQNAQSDKKTANITNHATKENKAHSHSDEDKTKEEGSHLASVTTEPNVIEESSLEKSQLTLTLPDNEQFAAIVENKNPSLLMSAEELAAELPVQLAGLPGLKRLTLPSDQLTQALQQPQSMKREEGLASLARTISKDRDMSDFNLADKLNLSKSDEQSLLTQRRPETATLATESTLVSANQTEKPSAKKVDSMASLLTPTAEKVNALLNGDKQVANTKLADNVAQQIASTNHVVENDLHNTLSNSSSLASQSITGHAHSSTQPQMQFSPMVTQVLNAQVGTQEWQQQLNQQIVMFSRNGLQKAELRLHPEELGSLHIRMKIEDGQAQLHLASQNGQVRSVLENAMHQLRQALSENGIQLTQSQVSSDTHDSWQQQNMSDSSQFSGDGADNHQGSEGNSLQLASETALQKITLTPQELASARGGVDIFA from the coding sequence ATGGAGATAACGCTTCTGACCATGGATGTCGCAGCAGCCTCTCCGGGAACGACATCTGCTTCAAATAGTCAGCCCGGTGATAATGCCCCGACATTTGCTCAGCTTTTGGGTTCTCAACCTCAAAATGCACAGAGTGATAAAAAGACAGCCAATATCACAAACCACGCAACGAAAGAAAACAAAGCACATTCACACTCTGATGAAGACAAAACAAAAGAAGAAGGTAGTCATCTTGCGTCTGTCACCACAGAACCTAATGTGATAGAAGAGTCATCTCTTGAGAAATCTCAATTGACGCTTACTTTGCCGGATAATGAACAATTTGCGGCTATTGTTGAAAATAAAAACCCATCTTTATTAATGTCTGCAGAAGAGCTTGCCGCTGAACTTCCCGTTCAGTTAGCCGGACTCCCTGGATTAAAACGTCTTACCCTTCCCTCTGATCAACTGACTCAAGCATTACAACAGCCTCAGTCAATGAAACGTGAGGAAGGTTTAGCCTCATTAGCACGCACTATTTCAAAAGATCGCGATATGTCGGACTTCAACCTTGCCGACAAACTCAATTTATCAAAATCAGATGAACAGTCCTTGTTAACCCAACGACGACCAGAGACAGCGACGTTAGCCACAGAAAGCACACTCGTTAGTGCTAATCAAACAGAAAAGCCTTCTGCGAAAAAAGTCGATAGCATGGCATCGCTTTTAACACCAACAGCAGAAAAAGTGAATGCGTTACTAAACGGCGATAAGCAAGTTGCCAATACAAAATTAGCGGATAATGTTGCTCAGCAAATAGCGTCAACAAACCACGTTGTAGAAAACGATCTTCACAACACTCTTTCTAACTCCTCTTCTTTGGCTTCACAAAGCATTACGGGTCATGCTCACTCTTCAACCCAACCACAAATGCAATTTTCACCGATGGTAACACAGGTATTAAATGCACAAGTGGGAACGCAAGAGTGGCAACAGCAACTCAATCAACAGATTGTGATGTTTAGTCGAAATGGTTTACAAAAGGCAGAGCTACGTTTACACCCTGAAGAGCTAGGTTCATTGCATATCCGCATGAAAATAGAAGATGGGCAAGCACAGTTACACCTTGCTTCACAAAACGGGCAAGTTCGTTCTGTATTAGAAAATGCCATGCATCAATTGCGTCAAGCTCTCTCTGAAAATGGGATCCAGCTCACGCAGAGTCAGGTGTCTAGCGACACTCATGACAGTTGGCAACAACAAAATATGTCAGATTCCTCTCAATTTAGTGGAGATGGTGCCGATAATCATCAAGGAAGCGAGGGTAATTCTCTGCAGTTAGCCTCTGAAACGGCACTACAAAAGATAACTCTTACGCCTCAAGAATTAGCATCTGCTCGTGGTGGTGTTGATATTTTCGCCTAA
- the fliL gene encoding flagellar basal body-associated protein FliL, with protein MSNYSNERKSYSLILIIVLLVIAIIAAAFGGYSWWALKHAKSGSAGTSQQKVIPAPVFMSLEPFTVNLIDDEEHLDRVLYIGITLRLHNEETRKRLHDYLPEVRSRLLLLLSRQQANKLATDNGKLQLMTDVKETLRPTLVPGESEQILSDVLFTTFILR; from the coding sequence ATGTCTAATTACAGCAATGAACGTAAAAGCTATAGCTTAATTCTGATCATCGTATTATTGGTGATCGCCATTATTGCAGCGGCATTCGGTGGATATAGTTGGTGGGCATTGAAGCATGCTAAATCAGGTTCAGCGGGCACAAGTCAGCAAAAAGTTATACCAGCACCCGTTTTTATGTCATTAGAACCCTTTACGGTAAATCTCATTGATGACGAAGAACACTTAGACAGAGTGCTCTACATAGGGATCACATTAAGATTGCATAATGAAGAGACTCGTAAGCGTCTACATGATTATTTACCAGAGGTTCGTAGCCGCTTGTTATTACTGCTTTCTCGTCAACAGGCTAATAAGCTCGCGACAGACAATGGAAAACTCCAGCTAATGACGGATGTAAAAGAAACGCTGAGACCGACTCTCGTACCGGGAGAATCTGAACAGATCCTCTCCGATGTACTGTTTACCACGTTTATTCTGCGATAA
- the fliM gene encoding flagellar motor switch protein FliM, whose amino-acid sequence MSDNILSQAEIDALLNDDTSGDNAQKSANKEPAIAKDPNEPDIQPYDPNTQRRVVRERLQSLEIINERFARQFRMGLFNMLRRSPDITVGGIKIHPYHDFARNLPVPTNLNLVHLKPLRGTALFTFEPNLVYIAVDNLFGGDGRFPIPVEGREFTNTEQRIINKMLKLALDAYRDAWDSIFKIQVEYVRSEMQVKFTNITSSPNDIVVTTPFQVEIGSMVGEFSICIPFAMIEPLRERLINPPIENVRQEDGVWLDSLVNQVQHSELELVANFTDIPLRLSKVLTLKEGDVIPIDKPERLIAHVDGVPVLTSQYGTVNGQYALRVEHLINPVLNALDEEQTNE is encoded by the coding sequence ATGAGCGATAATATCCTTTCACAGGCAGAGATTGATGCTCTGTTGAATGATGACACATCAGGTGACAACGCCCAAAAAAGCGCGAACAAGGAACCTGCGATAGCGAAGGATCCGAATGAACCGGATATTCAGCCTTATGACCCCAACACGCAACGCCGTGTGGTTCGAGAACGTTTACAGTCGTTAGAAATTATTAACGAACGCTTTGCACGTCAATTCCGTATGGGACTATTTAACATGCTCCGTCGGAGTCCTGACATTACGGTTGGTGGCATTAAAATTCACCCCTATCATGATTTTGCTCGTAATTTACCTGTGCCAACAAACCTTAATTTGGTGCATTTAAAGCCTTTACGAGGAACCGCATTATTTACCTTTGAACCCAATCTGGTTTATATCGCGGTAGATAATTTGTTTGGTGGTGATGGCCGTTTTCCAATCCCTGTGGAAGGACGTGAATTTACCAACACAGAGCAGCGGATCATTAACAAAATGTTGAAACTGGCACTTGATGCCTACCGTGATGCTTGGGATTCCATCTTCAAAATTCAGGTGGAATATGTTCGTTCTGAAATGCAGGTGAAATTTACCAATATCACCTCATCACCGAATGACATTGTTGTTACGACACCTTTTCAAGTAGAAATTGGTTCAATGGTTGGGGAATTTAGTATTTGTATTCCATTTGCCATGATCGAGCCATTACGTGAACGACTGATCAATCCACCAATTGAAAATGTTCGTCAAGAAGATGGGGTATGGTTAGATAGTTTAGTCAACCAAGTTCAGCATTCAGAGCTTGAACTGGTCGCAAACTTTACTGACATCCCACTGCGTTTATCAAAAGTGTTAACACTTAAAGAAGGAGATGTTATCCCGATTGATAAACCAGAAAGATTGATTGCACATGTTGATGGTGTGCCCGTATTAACAAGCCAATACGGTACAGTAAATGGGCAATATGCCCTTCGTGTTGAACACCTAATTAACCCTGTTTTAAACGCTCTGGATGAGGAACAAACCAATGAGTGA
- the fliN gene encoding flagellar motor switch protein FliN, giving the protein MSDANRPTDNSQSAEDMWADAMEQQTGKSQDNSSDLFEHLLPEDDTLNHLSDINLIMDIPVKLTVELGRTKMTIKKLLSLSQGSVVSLDGLAGEPLDILINGYLIAQGEVVVVSDKYGIRITDIITPSERMRRLSR; this is encoded by the coding sequence ATGAGTGATGCAAATCGCCCAACTGATAATTCACAATCGGCTGAGGATATGTGGGCTGATGCAATGGAACAGCAAACTGGGAAAAGCCAGGATAATAGTTCCGATCTATTTGAACATCTGTTACCTGAAGACGATACACTGAATCATCTATCTGACATCAATTTGATTATGGATATTCCAGTCAAATTAACAGTAGAGTTAGGTCGCACCAAAATGACCATTAAAAAATTACTTAGCCTGTCACAAGGTTCTGTCGTTTCCTTGGATGGTCTAGCTGGTGAGCCTCTTGATATTCTTATCAATGGCTATTTAATTGCTCAAGGTGAAGTTGTGGTTGTTTCTGATAAATATGGTATTCGCATTACCGATATCATTACACCATCAGAACGTATGCGTCGTCTGAGCCGTTAA
- the fliO gene encoding flagellar biosynthetic protein FliO codes for MEQLPSFSSQGAVNTTAPAITQTVQTPTQPLPVSQSLAQVSTALAGIIVLIIIAMWLFRRFGFTRGSFKGTTTQLSVKASCSLGAKERVVVVEIEQEWLVLGVTASQVNLLHKLPVPDKASQEATSSPTSPLFTQLLQKTLKRDKGNS; via the coding sequence ATGGAACAGCTTCCTTCCTTTTCCAGCCAAGGTGCGGTAAATACTACCGCACCCGCTATAACACAAACTGTTCAAACACCGACACAACCGTTGCCTGTGAGTCAAAGCCTTGCTCAAGTTAGCACGGCACTCGCTGGCATTATCGTTCTTATTATTATTGCTATGTGGTTATTCCGTCGTTTTGGCTTTACCCGTGGTTCATTTAAAGGAACGACAACACAACTTAGCGTCAAAGCAAGTTGTTCATTAGGTGCGAAAGAACGTGTGGTGGTGGTTGAAATAGAACAGGAATGGCTCGTATTAGGGGTAACTGCATCACAGGTAAATCTGCTGCATAAATTACCCGTCCCTGATAAAGCCTCGCAGGAAGCGACCTCATCACCAACATCGCCATTGTTTACTCAACTATTACAAAAAACGCTAAAGCGAGATAAAGGCAACTCATAA
- the fliP gene encoding flagellar type III secretion system pore protein FliP (The bacterial flagellar biogenesis protein FliP forms a type III secretion system (T3SS)-type pore required for flagellar assembly.), protein MHQCVTFFNALKRWRLFASVLVVLLLPTSAFAQFPGVITQPLPGGGQSWSLPVQTLIFITALGFIPAVLLMMTSFTRIIIVLGLLRNALGTPSAPPNQVVLGLALFMTFFIMAPVFDKIYQDAYMPFTEDQITFEQALENGAKPLRQFMMQQTRETDLALFARLADAPAFETRESVPMRILVPAYITSELKTAFQIGFMIFIPFLIIDLVVASVLMALGMMMVPPATVSLPFKLMLFVLVDGWQLILGSLAQSFFN, encoded by the coding sequence ATGCATCAGTGTGTCACTTTTTTTAACGCATTAAAGCGTTGGCGTCTCTTCGCTAGTGTGCTGGTTGTACTTTTGTTACCTACCAGTGCGTTTGCCCAATTTCCGGGTGTTATTACACAGCCTTTACCGGGTGGTGGTCAAAGTTGGTCATTACCCGTACAAACATTAATCTTCATTACCGCGTTGGGATTTATTCCTGCTGTTTTGCTGATGATGACAAGTTTTACTCGGATTATTATTGTCCTTGGATTACTACGTAATGCGTTAGGTACACCTTCTGCACCACCAAACCAAGTGGTTCTGGGTTTGGCGTTATTTATGACTTTTTTCATTATGGCACCCGTTTTTGATAAAATTTATCAAGATGCCTATATGCCATTTACTGAAGATCAAATTACCTTTGAGCAAGCCTTAGAGAATGGCGCAAAACCTTTGCGTCAGTTTATGATGCAACAAACGCGTGAAACTGACTTGGCTCTGTTTGCCCGTCTTGCCGATGCACCCGCGTTTGAAACGCGCGAAAGTGTACCTATGCGTATTTTGGTACCCGCTTATATTACGAGTGAGCTAAAAACTGCCTTTCAAATCGGTTTTATGATTTTTATTCCTTTTCTAATTATCGACTTAGTGGTTGCCAGTGTGTTGATGGCGCTAGGTATGATGATGGTGCCCCCTGCCACTGTTTCATTGCCATTTAAACTCATGCTATTTGTTTTAGTCGATGGTTGGCAATTAATACTGGGCTCGCTTGCACAAAGCTTTTTTAATTAG